One Coriobacteriia bacterium genomic window carries:
- a CDS encoding LytTR family DNA-binding domain-containing protein — protein sequence MSDESISVLVIDDDDATVEMIRMGLEADGMRVVGASDGAEGIDALEREHIDVVVLDIMMPRVDGWMALMDIRNHPATADTPVIMLSAKTQDLAKILAFKQGVQQYVTKPFSILELSARVESLAKRHRRVSAEVVGAGESDFRKIAVRKGGRTVLLTLDDIIYLSARNKSTYAHTYENQYLVDMTLGELEDRLRRESFARIHRSYLVNLNRVKEILRVDGGYVVVATDRDETHIPVARRQVRQFRESVGI from the coding sequence GTGTCGGACGAATCCATCAGCGTGCTGGTCATAGACGACGACGATGCCACCGTCGAGATGATTCGGATGGGCCTCGAAGCCGACGGCATGCGCGTCGTCGGAGCCTCAGACGGTGCGGAGGGAATCGACGCGCTTGAACGCGAGCACATCGATGTCGTGGTGCTGGATATCATGATGCCGCGCGTCGATGGCTGGATGGCGCTCATGGACATCCGAAACCACCCCGCGACGGCCGATACCCCCGTCATCATGCTGTCAGCCAAGACTCAGGACCTTGCCAAGATCCTCGCGTTCAAGCAAGGGGTGCAGCAGTACGTTACCAAGCCGTTCAGCATCCTCGAGCTCTCGGCCCGGGTCGAGAGCCTGGCAAAGCGTCACCGCAGAGTGAGCGCAGAGGTCGTGGGTGCCGGCGAGTCGGATTTTCGCAAGATCGCGGTGCGCAAGGGCGGACGCACGGTGCTACTGACGCTCGACGACATCATCTACCTGTCGGCCCGCAACAAGTCGACCTACGCGCATACGTACGAGAATCAGTACCTTGTGGACATGACGCTGGGCGAGCTCGAAGACCGCCTGCGTCGCGAGTCGTTCGCGCGTATCCACCGCAGCTATCTCGTCAATCTCAACCGGGTGAAGGAGATCTTGCGGGTGGACGGTGGCTACGTCGTCGTGGCCACGGATCGCGATGAGACCCACATCCCCGTCGCGCGGCGCCAGGTACGGCAGTTCCGCGAATCGGTCGGTATCTGA
- a CDS encoding peptidoglycan DD-metalloendopeptidase family protein — MHRSRALIALTLTFALATGFPAPAAVAATRAELQQHRDNAAEARKKAAEADALARKLAGEVKSLDAEIEAFQKQADSFDPKIAQATKRTNKLRLEVAELRVETGRMQSEIESTQAELDTQRELLAERVNSTYRQGSWFYFDVLLGSQDIRDLITRTELVSRVMESNSDAAANLGHTRVTLAKSKAKLDRSLKSAAVKKREAQTVENELRDLQNSRQSAANQRESMQDRKADLMADSKKNAARLRALAEEEEAESSRIAAELSGSGSGQFGGIMAWPVPSSQRITSPFGWRIHPIFGSRRFHAGIDVGRSSAGGASLHGAALVATADGTVIFAGYRGGYGNTVMIDHGNGVVTLYAHQASGGIRVRTGQRVSRGDRIGTVGSTGNSTGAHLHFEVRVNGSPRNPMNYM, encoded by the coding sequence ATGCACCGCAGCCGCGCGCTCATCGCCCTCACCCTGACCTTCGCCCTCGCGACGGGTTTCCCCGCGCCCGCGGCTGTCGCCGCCACGCGTGCCGAGCTTCAGCAACACCGCGACAATGCCGCTGAAGCGCGCAAGAAGGCCGCCGAGGCCGACGCCCTTGCGCGCAAACTGGCTGGCGAGGTCAAGTCACTCGACGCTGAGATCGAAGCGTTCCAGAAGCAAGCCGACTCGTTCGACCCGAAGATCGCGCAGGCTACCAAACGCACGAACAAGCTTCGGCTCGAGGTGGCTGAACTGCGCGTCGAGACCGGGCGCATGCAGTCCGAGATCGAGAGCACTCAGGCCGAACTCGATACTCAGCGCGAGCTACTGGCCGAACGCGTCAACTCGACGTACCGGCAGGGCTCGTGGTTCTACTTCGACGTGCTGCTGGGCTCTCAGGACATCCGTGACCTGATCACACGTACCGAACTCGTGAGCAGGGTCATGGAATCGAACTCCGACGCCGCCGCCAACCTCGGGCACACGCGCGTCACTCTCGCTAAGAGCAAGGCCAAGCTCGATCGGTCGCTCAAGTCCGCGGCCGTGAAGAAGCGCGAAGCACAGACGGTGGAGAACGAACTCCGCGACCTCCAGAACTCCCGTCAATCCGCAGCGAACCAGCGGGAATCCATGCAGGACCGCAAGGCCGACCTCATGGCCGACAGCAAGAAGAACGCGGCGCGGCTCAGGGCGCTCGCCGAGGAAGAAGAAGCTGAGTCTTCCCGCATCGCCGCCGAGCTATCCGGTAGCGGATCGGGCCAGTTCGGCGGAATCATGGCGTGGCCGGTGCCCAGCTCTCAGCGCATCACCTCGCCCTTCGGATGGCGGATCCACCCGATCTTCGGCAGCAGACGCTTCCATGCCGGCATCGATGTCGGCCGCTCCTCGGCCGGCGGGGCGTCCCTGCATGGCGCCGCGCTCGTGGCCACTGCTGATGGCACGGTCATCTTCGCCGGCTACCGCGGAGGCTACGGAAACACCGTCATGATCGATCATGGAAACGGTGTCGTCACCCTCTACGCGCATCAGGCATCCGGCGGCATCCGCGTGAGAACCGGGCAACGCGTTTCGCGCGGCGACCGCATCGGCACGGTCGGTAGCACGGGGAACTCAACGGGCGCGCACCTGCACTTCGAGGTGCGCGTGAACGGATCGCCGAGAAACCCGATGAACTACATGTAG
- a CDS encoding sulfide/dihydroorotate dehydrogenase-like FAD/NAD-binding protein — translation MFPVVHTRQLSESVFEMGIEAPRIAAKARAGQFLMVRTTGRGERIPLTFSDWSEGEGWIRFIFMRVGKTTHELSHLSVGDSLADVVGPLGVPTHTEPVGRVAIVGGGVGAAVAFPVARAMAQAGSEVSVILGARTRELLVLQDEIAALPGVTLTVVTDDGTAGEKGLVTSPLKRLCEAGSIDRAFAVGPAIMMKFCAATAREYNVPITVSLNPIMVDGTGMCGACRVTVGGQTRFGCVEGPDFDGLAVDWEELMSRQRIYADDERAADSEFSRGCSCHL, via the coding sequence TTGTTCCCTGTCGTCCATACCCGCCAGCTTTCTGAGTCCGTCTTCGAGATGGGCATCGAGGCTCCTCGCATCGCGGCGAAGGCACGTGCCGGCCAGTTCCTGATGGTGCGCACGACCGGTCGCGGCGAACGTATCCCGCTGACCTTCAGTGACTGGTCTGAAGGCGAGGGCTGGATTCGATTCATCTTCATGCGCGTGGGGAAGACGACCCACGAGCTTTCGCACCTCAGTGTGGGGGACTCGCTTGCCGACGTCGTCGGTCCGCTGGGCGTGCCGACCCACACCGAGCCGGTCGGGCGCGTCGCGATCGTCGGTGGCGGAGTGGGCGCGGCGGTGGCCTTTCCCGTCGCTCGGGCGATGGCGCAGGCGGGCAGCGAGGTCAGCGTCATCCTTGGTGCACGCACGCGGGAGCTGCTGGTGCTCCAGGACGAGATCGCCGCACTGCCCGGTGTCACGCTTACGGTTGTCACTGATGACGGTACCGCCGGCGAGAAGGGTCTGGTGACCTCGCCACTCAAGCGCCTCTGCGAGGCAGGGTCCATCGACCGGGCCTTCGCGGTTGGACCCGCGATCATGATGAAGTTCTGCGCGGCCACGGCCCGCGAGTACAACGTGCCCATCACGGTCTCTCTGAACCCGATCATGGTGGATGGCACCGGAATGTGCGGGGCGTGCCGCGTCACGGTGGGCGGCCAGACGCGCTTTGGCTGTGTTGAGGGTCCGGACTTCGATGGTCTCGCCGTCGACTGGGAGGAGCTCATGAGCCGCCAGCGCATCTACGCCGATGACGAGCGTGCCGCGGACTCGGAGTTCTCACGGGGATGCTCATGTCACCTGTAG
- a CDS encoding PFL family protein, with translation MHITPEEIVETLLMVQQQNLDIRTVTLGLSLRQCAHRDVAVASRNVYEHVARAAERLVPVTRAIEAEYGIPVVNRRISVTPIADLAAVCDSSDAVPFAEALDRAAREVGVDFIGGFSALVHKGIGEGGRRVIEAIPQAMATTERVCSSVNVATTRAGINMDAVLAMAHTVRATAEATADRDCIGCAKLVVFANMVEDNPFMAGAVHGSGEPDAVINVGISGPGVVRAIVSALAEDADLTAVAEAIKGTAFKITRAGELVAREAAKRLGVERGIVDLSLAPTPAEGDSVAEIIEAMGVGRCGGPGTTAALALLNDAVKKGGAMGTSSTGGLSGAFIPVSEDAGMIRAAESGALTLEKLEAMTAVCSVGLDMIAIPGDTTAETIAGVIADECAIGVVNSKTTAVRLIPAIGKDVGDRLSFGGLLGEAPVMPVNQWAGTIFARRGGRLPAPLQSLRN, from the coding sequence ATGCACATCACTCCCGAGGAGATCGTCGAGACGCTGCTCATGGTCCAGCAGCAGAACCTCGACATCCGCACCGTCACGCTGGGCCTTTCGCTTCGACAGTGCGCGCACCGCGATGTCGCCGTGGCCAGCCGCAACGTCTACGAGCACGTCGCGCGCGCAGCAGAGCGCCTGGTACCGGTCACGCGCGCCATCGAGGCCGAGTACGGCATCCCGGTCGTCAACCGCCGCATCTCAGTCACCCCGATCGCTGATCTGGCGGCTGTGTGCGACAGCTCCGATGCGGTTCCGTTCGCCGAAGCACTCGACCGCGCCGCTCGGGAAGTGGGCGTCGACTTCATCGGCGGCTTCTCCGCCCTGGTCCACAAGGGCATCGGGGAAGGCGGCCGGCGCGTCATCGAAGCAATCCCCCAGGCCATGGCGACCACCGAGCGCGTCTGCTCGTCGGTGAACGTCGCCACGACGCGCGCGGGAATCAATATGGACGCGGTACTGGCGATGGCCCACACCGTACGTGCGACAGCCGAAGCCACCGCGGATCGCGACTGCATCGGCTGCGCTAAGCTCGTCGTCTTCGCCAACATGGTCGAGGACAACCCGTTCATGGCGGGTGCCGTGCACGGATCGGGTGAGCCGGATGCGGTCATCAATGTGGGCATCTCCGGCCCCGGCGTGGTGCGCGCCATCGTGTCCGCCCTGGCTGAAGATGCCGATCTCACCGCGGTTGCCGAAGCCATCAAGGGAACCGCCTTCAAGATTACGCGGGCCGGCGAACTCGTCGCCCGCGAGGCGGCCAAGCGGCTCGGCGTCGAGCGCGGCATCGTCGACCTTTCGTTGGCTCCGACACCTGCCGAAGGCGATTCGGTCGCCGAAATCATCGAGGCGATGGGGGTCGGTCGCTGCGGTGGCCCCGGCACGACCGCTGCGCTCGCTCTTCTCAACGACGCCGTCAAGAAGGGTGGCGCCATGGGGACGTCGAGCACGGGCGGGCTGTCGGGGGCCTTCATCCCCGTATCGGAGGACGCGGGGATGATCCGCGCAGCCGAGTCAGGCGCCCTGACGCTCGAGAAGCTCGAGGCGATGACCGCGGTGTGCTCGGTGGGGCTCGACATGATCGCCATCCCAGGCGATACCACCGCCGAGACGATCGCGGGTGTGATCGCCGACGAGTGCGCCATCGGCGTCGTGAACTCGAAGACGACTGCCGTGCGCCTCATACCCGCTATCGGCAAGGACGTGGGCGATCGGCTGTCGTTCGGAGGGCTGCTCGGCGAGGCGCCGGTCATGCCCGTGAACCAATGGGCCGGAACGATCTTCGCCCGGCGCGGCGGCAGACTGCCTGCGCCACTGCAATCGCTCAGGAACTAG
- a CDS encoding M23 family metallopeptidase, with the protein MTRSARRARPGLRRDGEVRTLSTTEVRYPEPDPRAPQPVDEDECRASGRTLYPARDTGLALQGRLAREARRRERARRQRTAVVVTAVIGVALLALGWRYSSDEKAASLPMHSAAAAVRETPTPAPANRTGAPQPGETVVRAAAVADPTPIIARRGSVTVRLPVRLDDLTEMGFHQASYPYALSMKLALPIADMKAAKKARSTKRDLSKQSSAPNAALTGRALIMWRSRPGKPDTAVDVGAKAGSDVLAPVSGTVVKVKRYKLYGTHDDYEIHIRPLGAPTIDCVMIHVDDLSVKAGDEVTAGVTRIAAVRMLSDRENLQLADYTKDGGDHVHVQLNNARHPDYKGLEGALAPAAKARVTPPLRSYPELVR; encoded by the coding sequence ATGACACGTTCCGCGCGCAGAGCACGCCCCGGCCTGAGGCGAGACGGCGAGGTCCGCACCCTCAGCACAACTGAGGTGCGCTACCCCGAGCCCGATCCGCGCGCGCCTCAGCCGGTCGATGAGGATGAATGCCGCGCCAGCGGTCGCACGCTGTACCCCGCGCGGGACACGGGCTTGGCCCTCCAGGGACGCCTCGCGCGTGAAGCCAGGCGCCGTGAGCGAGCGCGCCGACAGCGCACGGCAGTGGTCGTCACCGCCGTGATCGGCGTCGCCTTGCTCGCATTGGGCTGGCGCTACTCCTCTGACGAGAAGGCCGCCAGCCTGCCGATGCACAGCGCGGCGGCGGCAGTGCGCGAAACGCCGACCCCGGCGCCCGCGAACAGGACCGGCGCGCCGCAGCCGGGGGAAACGGTCGTGCGTGCCGCCGCTGTGGCTGACCCCACGCCTATCATCGCGCGGCGCGGCTCGGTCACGGTACGACTCCCGGTTCGACTGGATGACCTGACCGAGATGGGCTTTCACCAGGCGTCCTATCCCTACGCTCTCAGCATGAAGCTGGCCCTTCCCATCGCAGACATGAAGGCGGCGAAGAAGGCCCGGTCGACGAAACGCGACCTGTCGAAGCAGTCGAGCGCTCCCAACGCCGCGCTCACCGGTCGTGCGCTCATCATGTGGCGGAGCCGCCCGGGCAAGCCGGACACCGCGGTCGACGTGGGAGCCAAGGCTGGCTCAGACGTGCTCGCGCCGGTCTCCGGCACCGTCGTCAAGGTCAAGCGCTACAAGCTCTACGGCACACACGATGACTACGAGATTCACATCCGGCCGCTCGGAGCGCCGACGATCGACTGCGTGATGATCCACGTGGATGACCTCAGCGTGAAGGCCGGAGACGAGGTGACCGCTGGCGTGACGCGCATCGCCGCAGTCCGCATGCTCTCTGATCGTGAGAACCTGCAGCTGGCCGACTACACCAAGGACGGCGGTGACCACGTCCACGTGCAGCTCAACAACGCACGCCATCCGGACTACAAGGGCCTCGAGGGCGCGCTGGCTCCCGCCGCAAAGGCCCGGGTCACTCCCCCGCTTCGGTCCTATCCTGAGCTCGTTCGATGA
- the gltA gene encoding NADPH-dependent glutamate synthase, with translation MPPNKPRHKPSRDPRTPMPERAAEVRRGDFDEVASGYSSDDAYREAMRCLQCNNPTCEAGCPVNIRIKDFVGAIIEGQPRRGVEILKERNALPAVCGRVCPQEEQCEAACVLAKKGDPVAIGRLERYLGDFDLACELEHRCVPETAEASGYRCAVVGSGPAGLACAGELARLGHEVTVFESLHAPGGVLTYGIPEFRLPKAIVEAEVGLLEEAGVRIVCDEVIGRIATVEELMTDEGFDAVFIGTGAGLPHFLGIPGENLNGVYSANEYLTRVNLMGAYEFPARADTPVWRGRKVAVVGAGNVAMDAARTAIRLGADEVFLVYRRTEEEMPARREEVHHAKQEGVEFKLLCSPLEITGSNGWVTGIVATRMELGETDESGRRAPVCVLGSDFEIECDTVVIAAGTGANPLTADAAPELERSRRGYIVTDDDGATSTPGVYAGGDIVTGAATVILAMGAGKKAARAMDVWMHQRTES, from the coding sequence ATGCCCCCAAACAAACCTCGTCACAAGCCGAGCCGTGATCCGCGCACACCGATGCCCGAGCGGGCAGCTGAGGTGCGCCGGGGCGACTTCGACGAGGTCGCATCGGGCTACTCGAGCGATGATGCGTATCGCGAGGCAATGCGCTGCCTCCAGTGCAACAACCCCACGTGCGAAGCGGGCTGTCCGGTCAACATCCGTATCAAGGACTTCGTGGGAGCGATTATCGAGGGCCAACCGCGCAGAGGGGTCGAGATCCTCAAAGAGCGCAACGCTCTGCCTGCCGTCTGCGGCCGAGTCTGTCCTCAGGAGGAGCAGTGCGAAGCGGCGTGCGTGCTGGCCAAGAAGGGCGACCCGGTTGCCATCGGGCGGCTCGAGCGCTACCTCGGGGACTTCGACCTGGCCTGCGAGCTCGAGCACCGATGCGTCCCCGAGACCGCCGAGGCCAGCGGGTATCGCTGCGCAGTCGTCGGCTCAGGACCGGCTGGGCTGGCGTGCGCCGGGGAGCTTGCGCGGCTCGGCCACGAGGTCACGGTGTTCGAGTCGCTTCACGCCCCCGGGGGCGTCCTGACCTACGGCATTCCCGAGTTCAGGCTGCCCAAGGCCATCGTCGAGGCCGAGGTCGGTCTGCTTGAGGAGGCGGGTGTCCGCATCGTGTGCGACGAGGTCATCGGACGGATCGCCACCGTTGAGGAGCTCATGACCGACGAGGGCTTCGACGCGGTATTCATCGGAACCGGCGCGGGGCTGCCTCATTTCCTCGGCATTCCGGGCGAGAACCTCAACGGCGTGTACTCGGCCAATGAGTATCTGACGCGCGTGAACCTCATGGGGGCCTACGAGTTCCCCGCGCGCGCCGATACGCCGGTGTGGCGCGGCCGCAAGGTGGCCGTCGTCGGTGCCGGAAACGTGGCCATGGACGCCGCGCGAACGGCGATTCGCCTTGGCGCCGACGAGGTGTTCCTCGTGTATCGGCGCACCGAAGAGGAGATGCCCGCGCGACGCGAAGAGGTTCATCACGCCAAGCAGGAGGGCGTGGAGTTCAAGCTGCTGTGCTCGCCGCTTGAGATCACGGGCTCCAACGGCTGGGTCACCGGCATCGTCGCTACGCGCATGGAACTTGGCGAGACTGACGAGAGCGGCCGGCGCGCCCCGGTGTGCGTACTCGGCTCTGACTTTGAGATCGAGTGCGACACCGTGGTCATAGCCGCCGGCACAGGGGCCAATCCGCTCACTGCCGACGCCGCACCGGAGCTCGAGCGCTCACGCCGCGGGTACATCGTGACCGACGACGACGGTGCGACGAGCACGCCCGGGGTCTACGCCGGAGGGGATATCGTCACGGGCGCGGCCACCGTGATCCTTGCCATGGGCGCCGGCAAGAAGGCGGCGCGGGCGATGGACGTCTGGATGCACCAGCGCACTGAATCCTGA
- a CDS encoding ACT domain-containing protein, translating into MRTPAILSVLGEDRVGIVASVSKVLAESHANIEDIRQSIIGGIFSMTMLVTVDEEQLPFEELQARLAVIAEEIGLQITLQREDVFRYMHRI; encoded by the coding sequence ATGCGTACACCAGCGATTCTGTCAGTTCTCGGCGAGGACCGCGTCGGTATCGTCGCCTCGGTCTCGAAGGTGCTTGCCGAATCCCACGCCAACATAGAGGACATACGGCAGTCGATCATCGGCGGCATCTTCTCGATGACCATGCTCGTGACCGTGGATGAAGAGCAGCTCCCCTTCGAGGAGCTCCAGGCCCGGCTGGCCGTCATCGCCGAGGAGATCGGGTTGCAGATCACCCTCCAGCGCGAAGACGTCTTCCGCTACATGCACAGGATCTGA
- a CDS encoding DUF951 domain-containing protein — protein sequence MAVPITPIHIGDIVRLKKPHPCGANEWQIGRVGADIRIVCRGCDRSVMLERYEFDRRFRGFIERAQDRTEAGE from the coding sequence GTGGCAGTACCTATCACGCCGATTCACATCGGCGACATCGTGAGACTCAAGAAGCCGCACCCCTGCGGTGCCAATGAGTGGCAGATCGGCCGGGTGGGCGCCGACATTCGCATCGTGTGCCGCGGGTGCGACCGTTCAGTGATGCTCGAGCGCTACGAGTTCGACCGTCGCTTTCGCGGGTTCATCGAACGAGCTCAGGATAGGACCGAAGCGGGGGAGTGA